The genome window CCGCATCGTTGCGTCCGAGTTTTCGCGAGGAACTGATCGGCATATCGGCCATGAGATCTCCGACGTTTGTAGCTGCGGTTCTTGTGCTCGTCTTCCTTGCCTCCGGCGGCACGGCGGCGAGGACGCTGGTGAGCGAGGTCGGCTCTGAAGTGGCGCTGGATCACGTCGTCCTGGTGGAGTTGACGGGCACCGATTCTTCGGCGCAGCCGTCCAACTGCACCTACGGGAACAACGTCGGCGGCCAGTGCCCTCCGACTCCGAGTGTTGGCCACTGACGGTCCAAAAGTTCACAATTCGTGAAATTCCAATGTTGGACATTATCCGTTCATATAT of Phragmites australis chromosome 3, lpPhrAust1.1, whole genome shotgun sequence contains these proteins:
- the LOC133911276 gene encoding uncharacterized protein LOC133911276; the encoded protein is MRSPTFVAAVLVLVFLASGGTAARTLVSEVGSEVALDHVVLVELTGTDSSAQPSNCTYGNNVGGQCPPTPSVGH